Genomic window (Candidatus Abyssobacteria bacterium SURF_5):
CAGGGAACCTGATTCTCCATAAAATCGACTCCCTTTCCTTTTACTGTGCTGGCCAGTACAGCCACCGGCTTATCCTGTGCGGCAAGCGCCTTCTCGATGCCCTCGGCAAGCGAATCCATATTATGTCCGTCCACTGTCACGACATCCATGCCGAACGCCTTGAGCTTGTCCGCCAGCGGCTCAACTCCCATCACCTTTTCGGTTGGACCGTCGATCATCAGGCCGTTTCGGTCAATGACAGTTATCAGATTCGTCAGCTTGAATTGAGCGGCTGCCATCAGCGCCTCCCAGACGGTCCCTTCATTACACTCGCCATCCCCAAGTACGCAGTACACCTTCACGTTCTTCCCCAAAACGCGCGCCCCAAGCGCCATACCCACAGCCATCGATAAGCCGTGCCCGAGCGAACCGGTGGATGCATCGCACCCGCACACCTTGCACGAGTCAGGATGCATTCCGAAGGGGCTCTTGAACT
Coding sequences:
- a CDS encoding transketolase, with translation MALTAEERQKLYAQAKQLRQDIVDMTSWAGGAHIGGGLSVIDILTILYFKYLNINPKDPCWEDRDRLVLSKGHAAVAYAPVLARRGFFDTEELKTFNKFKSPFGMHPDSCKVCGCDASTGSLGHGLSMAVGMALGARVLGKNVKVYCVLGDGECNEGTVWEALMAAAQFKLTNLITVIDRNGLMIDGPTEKVMGVEPLADKLKAFGMDVVTVDGHNMDSLAEGIEKALAAQDKPVAVLASTVKGKGVDFMENQVPWHYGSVDAALKEKAHASIEKMYEALLRGVGV